The following are from one region of the Primulina eburnea isolate SZY01 chromosome 17, ASM2296580v1, whole genome shotgun sequence genome:
- the LOC140818166 gene encoding LOW QUALITY PROTEIN: uncharacterized protein (The sequence of the model RefSeq protein was modified relative to this genomic sequence to represent the inferred CDS: inserted 1 base in 1 codon), with protein sequence MRQPTMKLILSIFHFEVFLYCTLSCFVQSHSATSPLSILQPLSLCVKDYGATGTGVVYDTVPIQYTIDACSSAFLLHRRTCFVTFPPGKYLTATLFLKSGVTLDISENATILGGTKLSDYPEKQERWYVVVAVDAVDVGITGGGEINGQGLKFVTRFDERKNVMVSWNQTGACFDDECRPRLVGFIGCKNARIWNVRLNEPAYWCLHIVRCRNTSIHDISIYGDFNTPNNDGIDIEDSNNTXITRCKIDTGDDAICPKTYTSPLYNLTATNCWIKTKSSAIKFGSASSYVFKGLVFDNITIVESHRGLGFQIRDGGNVSDVVFSNIKISTRYYDPSWWGRAEPIYVTTCPRDDKSKAGSISNLQFINITATSENGIFLSGSKGGILSNLKFINVNLDYKRWTNYSGGLVDYRPGCKGLVNHSTAGFMMEHIDGLYVQNLNMRWDGKNTAKWNNPLDFRPSTVNNVSLRNFYSGLYKQ encoded by the exons ATGAGGCAGCCAACCATGAAATTAATCCTATCCATTTTCCACTTCGAAGTTTTTCTTTATTGCACTCTCAGCTGTTTCGTGCAATCCCACTCCGCCACATCGCCGCTCTCCATCCTGCAACCACTCAGCCTCTGCGTGAAGGACTACGGCGCCACCGGCACCGGCGTCGTCTACGACACCGTTCCAATCCAGTACACAATCGACGCCTGCTCTTCCGCCTTCCTCCTCCACCGCCGTACATGCTTCGTCACCTTCCCTCCCGGGAAGTACCTGACTGCCACTCTGTTCCTGAAATCCGGCGTAACGTTGGACATCTCGGAAAACGCTACCATCCTCGGCGGCACTAAGCTGAGTGACTACCCTGAAAAGCAGGAGAGATGGTACGTGGTGGTGGCGGTGGATGCGGTGGACGTGGGGATAACTGGAGGAGGGGAGATCAATGGTCAGGGTTTGAAGTTCGTGACGAGATTCGATGAGAGGAAGAATGTGATGGTGAGCTGGAATCAGACCGGGGCGTGTTTTGATGACGAGTGCAGGCCCAGGTTGGTGGGGTTTATTGGTTGCAAGAATGCGAGGATTTGGAACGTGAGATTGAATGAACCGGCTTATTGGTG CTTGCATATTGTCCGGTGCCGAAACACATCGATTCATGATATTTCTATCTATGGAGACTTCAACACACCCAACAACGATGGGATAGATATTGAGGATTCGAACAACA TCATCACAAGATGCAAAATAGATACTGGAGATGATGCTATATGTCCCAAGACATATACCTCCCCCCTCTATAACCTTACTGCGACCAACTGCTGGATTAAAACAAAGTCCTCAGCCATCAAATTTGGGAGTGCTAGCTCGTATGTGTTCAAAGGTTTGGTGTTTGATAATATAACCATTGTAGAATCTCACAGGGGGCTTGGATTTCAAATACGTGATGGAG GAAATGTTAGTGACGTTGTCTTCTCGAACATTAAGATCAGCACAAGATACTATGATCCTTCATGGTGGGGTAGAGCGGAGCCAATATATGTTACCACCTGTCCACGAGACGACAAATCAAAAGCTGGTTCCATATCTAATCTGCAATTCATAAACATAACAGCAACTTCCGAAAATGGCATATTCTTATCAGGGTCGAAAGGCGGAATTCTTAGCAATTTGAAATTTATCAACGTGAACCTGGACTACAAAAGGTGGACGAACTATTCAGGTGGGCTGGTGGACTATAGACCAGGGTGTAAAGGGCTTGTAAATCACAGCACTGCAGGATTCATGATGGAACACATCGATGGTTTGTATGTACAGAATTTGAACATGAGATGGGATGGGAAGAATACAGCGAAGTGGAACAATCCACTGGATTTTCGACCTTCGACTGTGAATAACGTTTCTTTGCGGAATTTCTACTCTGGATTATACAAACAGTGA
- the LOC140818168 gene encoding zinc finger A20 and AN1 domain-containing stress-associated protein 8-like, whose translation MESSKETGCQVPEGPILCINNCGFFGSAATMNMCSKCHKDMVLQQQQASLAASSIENIVNGSSSSINEKEPVLADMVNTEAGAVELKATFSQSSSELMSSKSSDTKAVEGPKRCTSCRKRVGLTGFSCKCGHLFCSVHRYSDKHDCQFDYRTAAQDAIAKANPLVKGEKLEKI comes from the coding sequence ATGGAATCTTCCAAAGAAACTGGTTGCCAAGTTCCCGAAGGCCCTATTCTTTGCATTAACAACTGTGGCTTCTTTGGAAGTGCAGCTACCATGAATATGTGCTCCAAGTGCCATAAAGACATGGTGTTGCAACAACAGCAGGCGAGTCTTGCTGCCTCGTCCATTGAGAACATAGTCAATGGTAGTTCAAGTAGCATCAATGAGAAAGAACCAGTTCTTGCTGATATGGTGAACACGGAAGCTGGAGCAGTAGAGTTGAAAGCTACTTTTTCACAGTCATCCTCCGAATTGATGTCGAGCAAGAGTTCAGATACGAAGGCAGTAGAAGGCCCAAAACGATGCACTTCTTGCCGCAAGCGTGTGGGTTTAACGGGATTCAGTTGTAAATGCGGGCACCTCTTCTGTTCAGTTCACCGTTACTCTGACAAACACGACTGCCAATTTGATTACCGGACTGCTGCTCAGGATGCTATAGCGAAAGCGAATCCACTTGTGAAAGGTGAAAAGCTCGAGAAGATCTAG
- the LOC140818045 gene encoding H/ACA ribonucleoprotein complex subunit 4-like: MADVQLAHSEKTKKKKSKSKEDEGTDAVDFLIKPQSYTPTIDTSQWPILLKNYDKLNVRTGHYTPLPSGYSPLKRPLTEYIKYGILNLDKPANPSSHEVVAWIKRILRVEKTGHSGTLDPKVTGNLIVCIDRATRLVKSQQGAGKEYVCIARLHSKVPEVSKVARALETLTGAVFQRPPLISAVKRQLRIRTIYESKLLEYDADRHLVVFWISCEAGTYVRTMCVHLGLLLGVGAHMQELRRVRSGILGEKDNMVTMHDVMDGQWVYDNYRDESYLRRVIMPLEVVLTSYKRLVVKDSAVNAICYGAKLMIPGLLRFENDIEVGEEVVLMTTKGEAIALGIAEMTTAVMATCDHGTVAKIKRVVMDRDTYPRKWGLGPRASMKKRLVAEGKLDKHGKPNEKTPAEWMRNVVLPSGGDSVVASLAAAEEPQPSNALNVESAAVEVEEKKKKKKHKDKEDDKEDGRKRKLEEVDGSVAPEVLKKAKVEAEEAQQVREKAGLEAAKVENLKVEAERKEKKKKKKKKEGAAEDVTLDVEKSKKDKNKKDEPGESDEEKSEKRKKKKDKDAENGESGLPENDDEASKSTKKKEKKKKKHKDAEEE; this comes from the coding sequence ATGGCTGACGTTCAGCTTGCTCACTCTGAAAAGACCAAGAAAAAGAAAAGCAAGTCCAAAGAAGATGAAGGAACCGACGCCGTTGATTTCCTGATAAAGCCTCAGAGCTACACTCCCACCATAGACACCTCTCAATGGCCGATTCTGCTAAAAAACTACGATAAGTTGAATGTAAGAACCGGACACTATACCCCTCTTCCATCCGGTTACTCCCCTTTGAAACGTCCCTTAACTGAGTACATTAAGTATGGTATCCTTAATCTGGACAAACCCGCCAACCCATCTTCTCATGAAGTGGTGGCATGGATTAAGCGCATTTTGCGGGTCGAGAAAACTGGGCATTCGGGTACCCTAGACCCGAAAGTTACAGGTAATTTgattgtttgcattgacaggGCGACGCGGTTGGTGAAATCACAGCAGGGTGCTGGGAAGGAGTATGTCTGTATTGCCAGGTTGCATTCGAAGGTGCCTGAGGTTTCTAAAGTGGCTCGAGCGCTGGAGACTCTTACAGGTGCGGTTTTTCAGAGACCCCCTTTGATTTCTGCCGTTAAAAGGCAACTTAGAATTAGAACTATCTATGAAAGTAAGTTGCTTGAGTATGATGCTGATAGGCACTTGGTTGTTTTCTGGATTTCGTGTGAGGCGGGGACGTACGTGAGGACAATGTGTGTGCATTTAGGCCTTTTGTTAGGTGTGGGAGCGCATATGCAGGAGTTGAGGAGGGTGCGATCTGGGATTCTCGGAGAGAAGGATAATATGGTAACGATGCATGATGTGATGGATGGGCAATGGGTTTATGATAACTATAGGGATGAAAGTTATTTGAGGAGGGTCATTATGCCGTTGGAGGTGGTTCTGACTAGCTATAAGAGGCTTGTGGTGAAAGATTCAGCAGTCAATGCCATTTGTTATGGAGCAAAGTTAATGATTCCAGGATTGTTGAGGTTTGAGAATGATATTGAGGTTGGCGAGGAGGTGGTGTTGATGACGACAAAGGGTGAGGCAATTGCACTGGGGATTGCAGAGATGACGACAGCAGTCATGGCTACCTGTGATCATGGGACAGTTGCTAAGATTAAGAGGGTGGTGATGGATAGGGATACATATCCAAGGAAATGGGGATTGGGTCCTAGGGCATCGATGAAAAAGAGGCTTGTTGCTGAGGGGAAGTTAGATAAGCATGGGAAGCCAAATGAGAAGACACCGGCAGAGTGGATGAGGAATGTTGTTTTGCCTAGTGGAGGAGATTCTGTGGTTGCCAGTCTTGCGGCAGCTGAAGAGCCACAGCCTTCAAATGCATTGAATGTGGAGAGTGCTGCTGTGGAAGTtgaagagaagaagaagaagaagaaacatAAGGATAAAGAAGATGACAAAGAGGATGGGCGGAAGCGTAAGCTAGAAGAGGTTGATGGTAGTGTGGCACCTGAGGTTCTTAAGAAAGCCAAGGTAGAAGCAGAAGAGGCTCAGCAGGTGAGGGAAAAAGCTGGATTGGAGGCGGCTAAGGTTGAAAATTTAAAGGTGGAAGCAGAGAGGaaggagaagaagaagaagaaaaagaagaaagaaggTGCAGCTGAAGATGTAACTCTTGATGTTGAGAAATCAAAGAAGGATAAGAACAAGAAGGATGAACCTGGTGAATCAGATGAAGAGAAATCtgagaaaaggaagaaaaaGAAGGACAAGGACGCTGAAAATGGTGAGTCTGGTTTGCCTGAAAATGATGATGAAGCAAGTAAAAGTACGAAGAAGaaggagaagaagaaaaagaagcaTAAGGATGCTGAAGAGGAGTAG